In the genome of Asterias amurensis chromosome 16, ASM3211899v1, one region contains:
- the LOC139948969 gene encoding uncharacterized protein: protein MDDSETVVDSNGAAHQDLGVKMKPPPENPEPEVKMRKSDKKAMKNFDKLHEEISKRERDLEVNVEATRQEVQACFRHCYQKLKDREDLLLAKLHHEHRRLKRSMLAPKRMAVNVNHTCLNGGMGTITECDSAGPEGNKNGIDAVAETEHNGNNTGRADFEKMISEIDKALELAKTPFHFSRADKSIVRQFDTFVDRLGMVYLGDADPSRSIVNAHPALVLAENTAKVKGLNQKGEECKGGGADIYARLQDPEGAFTQCKVTDCLNGVYKVSYVPENVGNHLLHVTMSGDPIRNSPLEVGVKPVRLVPSKAIIAGNCTVAMEMPREYHLSIGDGKDTGRTQKLSLQSLKISISDPEGKDVEGFVTGSVKRRGVICTYTLKYIPKVPGFYEMKVSRLGKDDILLAQVVIPVGEKEQIGSRGKGKGQFDNPTDIVLTSDGDLLVADTVENERLQCLTPDGQFKHEIKFLGQEPILLAVNQTNIIALLLNKKRVRILTLEGGQVLEFGHDGFVQPYGIAINSENKVYVSDRGAHCLFIFTLEGTLWRQIGKHGSGPGEFDFPNYIFIDPSDMVFVTEAKNSRVQIFKGTGEYMRELRSSDKLSQPGAVVATCSGYLLVHNESDNRVQILNLDTGRFTGQVLVDLIAPYTRRIAVTRTGFLVALDMSSHCLWRYPIPYE from the coding sequence ATGGACGACAGTGAGACAGTCGTAGACTCTAACGGAGCGGCTCATCAGGATCTAGGAGTCAAGATGAAACCACCTCCTGAAAACCCTGAACCTGAGGTCAAGATGAGGAAGTCGGACAAGAAGGCAATGAAAAACTTTGACAAGCTTCACGAGGAGATCTCAAAGAGGGAGCGAGACTTAGAGGTCAACGTGGAAGCCACTCGCCAAGAGGTCCAGGCATGTTTCAGACATTGCTACCAGAAACTCAAAGATCGGGAGGACCTCCTTCTGGCGAAGCTTCATCACGAGCACCGACGGTTGAAACGCTCCATGCTGGCGCCAAAACGGATGGCCGTTAACGTCAATCATACGTGTCTGAACGGTGGAATGGGAACAATAACCGAATGTGATTCTGCAGGACCTGAAGGAAATAAAAACGGCATTGATGCGGTAGCCGAGACAGAACACAATGGAAACAATACCGGCAGAGCAGACTTTGAGAAGATGATCTCAGAAATAGATAAAGCACTTGAATTAGCGAAGACTCCTTTCCACTTCTCTCGCGCCGATAAAAGCATTGTACGCCAGTTCGATACATTTGTTGATCGTCTGGGAATGGTTTACCTCGGCGACGCAGACCCTTCTAGGAGCATCGTCAATGCCCACCCAGCTCTTGTTCTCGCCGAGAACACAGCAAAAGTTAAAGGGTTAAATCAAAAGGGGGAGGAGTGTAAAGGAGGAGGGGCAGATATCTACGCGAGGTTACAGGACCCAGAGGGCGCTTTCACGCAATGCAAGGTAACGGATTGTCTCAATGGAGTTTATAAGGTCAGCTACGTCCCGGAGAATGTTGGGAACCACCTACTACATGTGACCATGAGTGGGGATCCGATTCGGAATAGTCCATTAGAGGTTGGGGTGAAACCAGTTCGCCTCGTCCCGAGTAAGGCCATTATCGCTGGGAACTGCACTGTGGCTATGGAGATGCCGAGGGAATACCACCTCTCAATCGGAGATGGTAAGGATACAGGAAGAACTCAGAAGCTTTCTCTTCAGAGTCTTAAAATTTCTATTTCCGATCCTGAAGGAAAAGACGTCGAGGGGTTCGTAACTGGAAGTGTTAAACGACGAGGAGTCATCTGTACCTATACCTTAAAGTACATTCCAAAGGTTCCTGGATTCTATGAGATGAAAGTAAGTCGATTAGGAAAAGACGACATCCTGCTTGCTCAAGTTGTGATTCCAGTTGGCGAGAAAGAGCAGATTGGAAGCCGAGGGAAGGGTAAGGGTCAGTTTGATAATCCAACGGATATAGTTCTGACTTCTGATGGAGATCTGTTGGTTGCGGACACTGTTGAGAACGAACGCCTTCAATGCCTGACCCCAGACGGCCAATTCAAACATGAGATCAAGTTCCTCGGACAAGAACCTATCCTTCTTGCAgtaaatcaaacaaacatcatCGCCTTGTTACTCAACAAGAAGCGTGTGAGGATCTTAACTCTCGAAGGCGGACAGGTTCTAGAGTTCGGTCACGATGGCTTCGTGCAACCGTATGGAATCGCCATCAACTCTGAAAACAAAGTCTACGTCAGCGATCGAGGAGCTCACTGTCTGTTTATCTTCACCTTGGAAGGGACGCTCTGGCGACAGATCGGGAAGCATGGATCAGGTCCTGGCGAGTTCGACTTCCCAAACTACATCTTCATCGATCCCAGCGACATGGTCTTCGTCACGGAGGCCAAAAACAGCCGCGTCCAGATCTTTAAGGGAACTGGCGAGTACATGAGGGAGCTGAGGTCTTCAGACAAGCTCTCTCAACCTGGAGCGGTCGTGGCGACATGTAGTGGCTACCTTCTCGTCCATAATGAGTCTGACAACCGCGTCCAGATTCTGAATTTAGACACTGGACGTTTCACTGGGCAGGTCCTTGTGGATCTGATTGCCCCGTACACTCGACGGATTGCCGTTACGAGGACGGGTTTCCTTGTGGCCTTGGACATGAGTAGTCATTGTTTGTGGAGGTATCCCATTCCATATGAATGA